The following are encoded together in the Hoplias malabaricus isolate fHopMal1 chromosome 3, fHopMal1.hap1, whole genome shotgun sequence genome:
- the cav3 gene encoding caveolin-3 → MADQYNTNEEKILKDRHAKEIDLINRDPKQINEDVVKVDFEDVIAEPDGTHSLDGVWKASYTTFTVSKYWCYRVLSAIFGIPVALLWGFCFACISFCHIWAVMPCIKSYLIETQCLSRIYSLCIHTFCDPFFEALGKIFSSVRVALRKEV, encoded by the exons ATGGCAGATCAGTACAACACAAATGAGGAGAAGATCCTGAAGGACAGACATGCTAAAGAGATTGACCTGATCAACAGGGACCCTAAGCAGATCAATGAAGACGTGGTGAAG GTAGATTTTGAGGATGTGATTGCTGAGCCAGATGGCACACACAGCCTGGACGGAGTGTGGAAAGCCAGCTACACCACCTTTACCGTCTCCAAGTACTGGTGCTACCGTGTGTTGTCAGCCATCTTTGGGATTCCCGTGGCCCTGCTGTGGGGCTTCTGCTTCGCCTGCATCTCCTTCTGCCACATTTGGGCTGTGATGCCTTGCATCAAGAGTTACCTGATTGAGACCCAGTGTCTTAGCCGGATCTACTCTCTCTGCATCCACACCTTCTGTGACCCCTTCTTCGAGGCACTGGGAAAAATCTTCAGCAGTGTACGAGTGGCACTTCGCAAAGAGGTTTAG